Proteins from a single region of Trichoderma asperellum chromosome 3, complete sequence:
- a CDS encoding uncharacterized protein (EggNog:ENOG41) → MKREDHPLASKLPKPTTNAGATIVADPDEFLPLAKGPDCPGVVDDYLYSDRPMFGLHIVSFTDSTLVTLHWLHISCDTLGNKAVMQNWILMLEGRDDEVLPQAGFESDPCADLGKYPIETHVLEKERMSSGAMAGWLFNNLGDLAFRAKENRMVCLPGAYVDKMFDTAMDELMSQAEVGKKPFLTENDILTAWCTRMALSHLPPNSDTPVTIQLAGSMRKSLKVDLLPTDQPYVANCFGFMNVLLQASDILSKPLSYTAAKIREAVNAQRSRGQLEAYWSMYREQAVALPIFFGSSRTHQLSYSNWTQSDLFNMDFSAAAINPRSEPCLPSYINHSQMPFQFGEGFLFMGKDSKGNYWMCGYRVKGKWAEIQKTLEAEARAMA, encoded by the coding sequence ATGAAGAGGGAAGACCACCCGTTAGCAAGCAAGCTCCCCAAGCCAACAACCAATGCTGGCGCAACAATCGTGGCAGACCCTGACGAGTTCTTGCCCTTGGCTAAAGGGCCGGACTGTCCAGGTGTTGTCGATGACTACCTATACTCAGACCGGCCCATGTTCGGCCTCCACATCGTCTCTTTCACAGACTCGACGCTCGTGACGCTACACTGGCTACACATCTCTTGTGACACGCTGGGCAACAAGGCCGTAATGCAGAACTGGATCTTGATGCTTGAGGGACGAGATGACGAGGTCCTTCCGCAGGCTGGATTCGAGAGCGACCCCTGCGCTGACCTCGGCAAATATCCGATTGAGACACATGTACTCGAGAAAGAGCGTATGTCGAGTGGCGCAATGGCAGGCTGGCTGTTCAACAACTTGGGCGATTTGGCATTCCGCGCCAAAGAAAACCGCATGGTTTGTCTGCCCGGTGCGTATGTAGACAAGATGTTCGACACCGCCATGGACGAGCTCATGAGCCAAGCCGAGGTGGGAAAGAAGCCCTTCCTGACCGAAAACGACATCCTCACTGCCTGGTGCACCCGAATGGCCTTGAGCCACCTCCCACCAAACTCAGATACGCCCGTCACGATTCAGCTGGCAGGGTCTATGAGAAAGTCACTCAAGGTAGATCTACTGCCCACCGATCAGCCGTACGTAGCAAACTGTTTCGGTTTCATGAACGTGCTGCTACAGGCCAGTGATATCCTCAGCAAGCCGCTCAGCTACACTGCGGCGAAAATTCGAGAGGCCGTTAATGCCCAGCGATCACGCGGACAGCTTGAGGCCTACTGGTCCATGTACCGAGAGCAGGCTGTCGCGTTGCCAATATTCTTTGGCTCAAGCCGGACTCACCAGCTCAGCTACTCTAACTGGACCCAATCCGACCTCTTCAACATGGACTtttctgccgctgccatcaaTCCACGCAGCGAACCGTGTCTGCCGTCGTACATCAACCACAGCCAGATGCCTTTCCAGTTCGGAGAGGGATTCCTATTCATGGGCAAAGACTCGAAGGGCAACTACTGGATGTGTGGATACCGTGTCAAAGGCAAGTGGGCGGAAATACAGAAGACTCTGGAGGCTGAGGCGAGGGCTATGGCTTAA
- a CDS encoding uncharacterized protein (EggNog:ENOG41~TransMembrane:7 (o36-55i75-99o119-144i151-172o199-222i234-256o276-296i)) yields the protein MSAYFPYTPEFNGLTGEQIQKIAESQPPIKPAGAGIAIQGIVYTTAILCTAVFSLRVWVRFIRREQGRPIGIDDYLAVGGFGPYLPACALAIAGTYYGVGAPDSAVNPFMKIRAKELQLLYELIYFGSSTLTKFSIAFTILRICTLKRYRFALYGAMGTMALTAFGALIFLFSDCKPFATRWNPKLGQCWAPAPDGWFIMSYIGTSIQVATDWVVAITPFFIVRKLQMNRRKKISVCAILGLGVLASFAAIMRIAMYPQTDERFHPKDNLVKEAQLVIWSHLEGSFGIIACNLPPLKQLFKAYYRGSSGRSGNQSAPLSTGGRGTQLGDLNSQGKSHMKAGSRNTWNRISEDDDTSSKHHIIRETEVRVETSSFDPREDRHDHWETDVKAIV from the exons ATGTCGGCGTACTTTCCGTATACCCCGGAATTCAATGGACTCACCGGAGAGCAGATTCAAAAGATTGCCGAATCCCAGCCGCCAATAAAACCTGCAGGCGCCGGTATCGCCATCCAAGGAATCGTCTACACGACGGCAATCTTGTGCACTGCAGTCTTCAGTCTTCGCGTATGGGTACGATTTATTCGACGGGAGCAAGGAAGGCCGATAGGCATCGATGACTATCTGGCCGTGGGAGGTTTT GGCCCGTATCTCCCTGCCTGTGCTCTCGCCATCGCAGGCACATACTATGGAGTTGGCGCTCCAGATAGTGCCGTCAATCCGTTTATGAAGATCAGAGCCAAGGAACTTCAGTTGCTGTATGAGCTGATTTACTTTGGGTCTTCAACACTCACCAAGTTTTCTATTGCCTTTACCATCTTAAGGATATGCACACTGAAGCGCTATAGATTTGCTCTTTATGGTGCTA TGGGAACCATGGCCCTCACAGCATTTGGTGCtctcatctttctcttctctgacTGCAAGCCATTTGCAACAAGATGGAATCCGAAATT GGGACAATGCTGGGCTCCGGCGCCGGACGGCTGGTTCATCATGAGCTACATCGGAACATCTATCCAGGTCGCCACAGACTGGGTTGTCGCCATCACACCTTTTTTTATCGTGCGTAAATTGCAAATGAACCGGAGAAAGAAGATCTCAGTCTGTGCCATTCTCGGCCTCGGTGTACTCGCCAGCTTTGCAGCTATCATGCGTATTGCCATGTATCCCCAGACAGACGAGAGATTCCATCCAAAGGACAATCTGG TCAAGGAAGCCCAGCTCGTCATCTGGTCGCATCTCGAGGGCAGCTTTGGGATTATTGCCTGCAACCTTCCGCCTCTGAAACAGCTCTTCAAGGCTTATTACCGAGGTTCGTCAGGAAGATCAGGCAATCAGTCTGCACCCCTGTCTACTGGAGGGCGCGGGACGCAACTCGGCGACCTTAACTCTCAAGGAAAGTCGCACATGAAGGCCGGATCTCGAAATACGTGGAACAGAATCTCCGAGGACGATGATACCTCCAGCAAGCACCATATCATTCGAGAAACCGAAGTTAGGGTCGAGACCAGTAGTTTCGACCCCAGAGAAGATCGGCATGACCACTGGGAGACAGACGTGAAAGCCATAGTCTGA
- a CDS encoding uncharacterized protein (EggNog:ENOG41), whose product MGIFGRAAPARVETDKVIPLGFLDNSPVMTRIVLYNLMAYDDVLDPEKLRDALDRLVQRPGWGKMGARLRSNAKGGLDYHVPAVFSNDRPAIGYTHIVHDMKREDHPLASKLPKPTTNAGATIVADPDEFLPLAKGPDCPGVVDDYLYSDRPMFGLHIVSFTDSTLVTLHWLHISCDTLGNKAVMQNWILMLEGRDDEVLPQAGFESDPCADLGKYPIETHVLEKERMSSGAMAGWLFNNLGDLAFRAKENRMVCLPGAYVDKMFDTAMDELMSQAEVGKKPFLTENDILTAWCTRMALSHLPPNSDTPVTIQLAGSMRKSLKVDLLPTDQPYVANCFGFMNVLLQASDILSKPLSYTAAKIREAVNAQRSRGQLEAYWSMYREQAVALPIFFGSSRTHQLSYSNWTQSDLFNMDFSAAAINPRSEPCLPSYINHSQMPFQFGEGFLFMGKDSKGNYWMCGYRVKGKWAEIQKTLEAEARAMA is encoded by the exons ATGGGTATCTTTGGACGTGCCGCACCCGCTCGCGTGGAGACCGATAAGGTTATCCCTTTGGGCTTCTTGGACAACAGCCCGGTGATGACGAGAATTGTCCTGTATAACTTGATGGCTTACGATGACGTCCTTGATCCCGAGAAGCTTCGTGATGCCCTTGACCGGCTGGTACAAAGACCGGGCTGGGGGAAAATGGGAGCTCGACTCCGAAGCAAC GCCAAAGGAGGACTCGACTATCACGTCCCagccgtcttctccaacgATCGCCCAGCCATTGGCTACACCCACATTGTACATGACATGAAGAGGGAAGACCACCCGTTAGCAAGCAAGCTCCCCAAGCCAACAACCAATGCTGGCGCAACAATCGTGGCAGACCCTGACGAGTTCTTGCCCTTGGCTAAAGGGCCGGACTGTCCAGGTGTTGTCGATGACTACCTATACTCAGACCGGCCCATGTTCGGCCTCCACATCGTCTCTTTCACAGACTCGACGCTCGTGACGCTACACTGGCTACACATCTCTTGTGACACGCTGGGCAACAAGGCCGTAATGCAGAACTGGATCTTGATGCTTGAGGGACGAGATGACGAGGTCCTTCCGCAGGCTGGATTCGAGAGCGACCCCTGCGCTGACCTCGGCAAATATCCGATTGAGACACATGTACTCGAGAAAGAGCGTATGTCGAGTGGCGCAATGGCAGGCTGGCTGTTCAACAACTTGGGCGATTTGGCATTCCGCGCCAAAGAAAACCGCATGGTTTGTCTGCCCGGTGCGTATGTAGACAAGATGTTCGACACCGCCATGGACGAGCTCATGAGCCAAGCCGAGGTGGGAAAGAAGCCCTTCCTGACCGAAAACGACATCCTCACTGCCTGGTGCACCCGAATGGCCTTGAGCCACCTCCCACCAAACTCAGATACGCCCGTCACGATTCAGCTGGCAGGGTCTATGAGAAAGTCACTCAAGGTAGATCTACTGCCCACCGATCAGCCGTACGTAGCAAACTGTTTCGGTTTCATGAACGTGCTGCTACAGGCCAGTGATATCCTCAGCAAGCCGCTCAGCTACACTGCGGCGAAAATTCGAGAGGCCGTTAATGCCCAGCGATCACGCGGACAGCTTGAGGCCTACTGGTCCATGTACCGAGAGCAGGCTGTCGCGTTGCCAATATTCTTTGGCTCAAGCCGGACTCACCAGCTCAGCTACTCTAACTGGACCCAATCCGACCTCTTCAACATGGACTtttctgccgctgccatcaaTCCACGCAGCGAACCGTGTCTGCCGTCGTACATCAACCACAGCCAGATGCCTTTCCAGTTCGGAGAGGGATTCCTATTCATGGGCAAAGACTCGAAGGGCAACTACTGGATGTGTGGATACCGTGTCAAAGGCAAGTGGGCGGAAATACAGAAGACTCTGGAGGCTGAGGCGAGGGCTATGGCTTAA